The genomic region tccgtccggtatcctatttggagcccctgtttctttaatatgttccctattctgtgaacaatcttgttatcgtaagtgagtatatgccattttgttttgtgtgtttgttgtttacaaataaagacagcacaaacagataaagtccacacacacacacacacacacacacacacacacacacacacacacacacacacacacacacacacacacatacgaaaagtagacaaaaaaatcacaaagacgcaccattcacacacaaaagaaataccacataaaaatgacaacaCAAAAAGCTAAAGAAgcttacagaaaacacacacacacacacacacgcacacacaaagataaaacacaaacaagattcaaatttagcgccgaactctgtagtgaacaaatgaacatcgactgggctgggacacacaacaaaccgcgatcatactgtgttttggcgaggtggaaaagtgttttcatcaaaatatttgtgataaaaccggctatacttgcgtgtgcatcactacacgtcaacgtaatgcgggaaatgagagtgctggccacggaaaactgtaagtaataaccgaatataggcgcgaaaacatcgcgagtaactaaattacattccagaagataggttaattcccaccaaaaaacgttctaaacaacattgtttggttacagatgacaagctacaacataaaagggatctgtaaatttcacattcatcaaatgtaaaggtatatacaaaaaagcgatcgattgtttctactaaatattaacataaccttacaaacttctaacataaatgttcatattacagtgcaaaataaaaaggaaacccactgatgatggcacagtgatgccgaaacatgtttgggtgttaaagaaaaacggtgttttgcataactggcggacctcaaatccaaaatattttttaactgcaaacacggccaatacaaggagctgcacatcaaaatgatgaatatttcGTCGCCCAGCCAGGCATTCcccagcaagctctacaacaaatacaGGAACACCTTAATGAAACTTCAGAAGACAACTCTCAATATACAGTTTAACAAAAATTGCCTAGCTAATAAGATAATTCCAGATTATATCAAAAACTCTGTGAATAGCATGTCatctgcaccaaagaaagttaaaaagaaagTGGAGATTTTGTGGCTAAAGCAGGAAATTAGGGAATTATATACTAAAAAGCAGTCGCTCAACACTGAACTTTACCAAACACATTTAGATTTGGCCAACAAATTCACAGTACCTGCTTACTTTGAcgaaataacaaatagagaaaaggCATATGTACAGAAAGTGATGCAAGAAAaacgggagaaacaaaacagaaaacttaaCAGAATAATCAACAGCACATACACACCAACTAAAAACAACCTCAGCCAACAATATAAGTTCCACGACAGAATCattaacctaactgacataaagCTTACCACTCATGAAAAGAGCCTACTAGAAAAAGGACCAAAacacaacattaacacaaacatatcacacaaaacGATAGAAAACCTCATAACTGAAACAGAACACATTATAAAGGAACAAGAAAGACTGAGCacaccaaattttaatgcaaacttgacaagagaattagtagctgcagaaataacacagataatcagaacacacaaatccacaatcatTTCTAAGCATAAAACATCAGAGGAAACCACAGCCAGCAagctaaaacaaaaactaaaacagaacaatgccatagtaacaagagcagacaaagggaatattactgtaattatggatgaaaaagaatacacagagaaaacactagactttctcaaagacaacaacatcacaaagctgaccagtgacccaacagcaagataccagagaaacattcaacagacactgaaaaacatcaataatacattctcaaaaggccagataaagagaatgatacagaaaaatccaaaagcacccaccctaaattccctaccaaaggttcacaaggataaTATCCCAATAAGGCCTGTCATTAACTTCCGAAGTGCTCCATCCTACCACCTAGCCCAGCAAACGCACTTactactgaaaaaactgtacacttttgacaacaacagaaatctggaaaactcaatggagttaatcgacagaatcaagaacatacacataccggacacagcaaccctcatatcattcgatgtcacatcaatgtacacttgtattccaataaatgaaacaatcaacatcatcacacaaagactgaaacaacaagg from Schistocerca gregaria isolate iqSchGreg1 chromosome 10, iqSchGreg1.2, whole genome shotgun sequence harbors:
- the LOC126293473 gene encoding uncharacterized protein LOC126293473 (The sequence of the model RefSeq protein was modified relative to this genomic sequence to represent the inferred CDS: added 159 bases not found in genome assembly), translating into MMNISSPSQAFPSKLYNKYRNTLMKLQKTTLNIQFNKNCLANKIIPDYIKNSVNSMSSAPKKVKKKVEILWLKQEIRELYTKKQSLNTELYQTHLDLANKFTVPAYFDEITNREKAYVQKVMQEKREKQNRKLNRIINSTYTPTKNNLSQQYKFHDRIINLTDIKLTTHEKSLLEKGPKHNINTNISHKTIENLITETEHIIKEQERLSTPNFNANLTRELVAAEITQIIRTHKSTIISKHKTSEETTASKLKQKLKQNNAIVTRADKGNITVIMDEKEYTEKTLDFLKDNNITKLTSDPTARYQRNIQQTLKNINNTFSKGQIKRMIQKNPKAPTLNSLPKVHKDNIPIRPVINFRSAPSYHLAQQTHLLLKKLYTFDNNRNLELIDRIKNIHIPDTATLISFDVTSMYTCIPINETINIITQRLKQQGNTPDTHI